In one window of Helianthus annuus cultivar XRQ/B chromosome 17, HanXRQr2.0-SUNRISE, whole genome shotgun sequence DNA:
- the LOC110867268 gene encoding uncharacterized protein LOC110867268 yields the protein MEQSKNLHNFTFPSGLRWGKQHLLRCIDPVPAMHVVEDNESSDLGEANQNPSAGQPRSTDDRQKKLDFGQNSASSSIKASSPPNEGEENSPPSKNKCLKNLTSKASSPSPSPAIHSKDGADGGNIAEVAGQRSMKTRPRRNLDKKEERPKFSIQLSHKEIEEDFIAITGKKPPRKPNKPPRSLQVKLDALSPGLHLSKVHKDPYKVNEN from the exons ATGGAGCAATCTAAAAATCTGCACAATTTCACTTTTCCTTCAGGGTTAAGGTGGGGGAAACAACATCTATTGAGATGCATTGATCCAGTTCCTGCAATGCATGTGGTTGAAGATAATGAATCTTCAGATTTAGGCGAGGCTAACCAGAACCCTTCTGCGGGACAACCTAGATCCACCGATGATCGGCAAAAGAAGTTGGATTTTGGGCAGAATTCAGCATCTTCTTCGATCAAGGCATCTTCACCACCAAATGAAGGTGAAGAGAACTCACCACCTTCAAAAAacaaatgtttgaaaaatttgacATCCAAAGCCTCATCGCCATCGCCTTCGCCTGCGATTCACTCAAAAGATGGGGCTGACGGAGGAAATATTGCCGAAGTTGCTGGTCAGAGATCGATGAAAACGAGGCCTAGAAGGAACCTTGATAAAAAGGAAGAAAGACCAAAATTTTCAATCCAGCTATCACATAAGGAAATTGAAGAAGATTTCATTGCGATAACAGGGAAGAAACCACCACGAAAACCTAATAAGCCACCTAGAAGTCTTCAGGTTAAACTAGAT GCTCTATCTCCTGGTTTACACCTGTCTAAAGTTCATAAGGATCCATACAAAGTGAACGAAAATTGA